The following are from one region of the Candidatus Effluviviaceae Genus V sp. genome:
- a CDS encoding M48 family metalloprotease, which translates to MWDQISSNRIRSGIIVAVFVAFVVFLGWIFGRTTVWGHWGTALAAVIAGAAAIGSYYHSDKLVLAISKARPAEKSEFPFLYNTVEGLAIAAGLPMPRVYVIEDDAPNAFATGRDPEHAVIAVTTGLLEKLNRVELEGVIAHEMSHVADYDTLLMTITAVLVGVVALVSDWMLRSFIFGGRRRRNTGGQAGAIIMLVAVVLAILSPIIAQLMRLALSRRREFLADANGARLTRYPEGLASALEKIALDPKPLEAANKATAHLYIVNPLREHKNALNNLFSTHPPPQKRIELLRSM; encoded by the coding sequence ATGTGGGATCAGATATCGAGCAACAGGATCCGGTCGGGGATCATCGTCGCGGTCTTCGTCGCGTTCGTGGTCTTTCTCGGCTGGATCTTCGGACGGACGACCGTCTGGGGACACTGGGGCACGGCGCTCGCCGCGGTCATCGCCGGCGCCGCCGCCATCGGCAGCTACTACCACAGCGACAAGCTGGTCCTCGCCATCAGCAAGGCCCGTCCCGCTGAGAAGTCCGAGTTCCCCTTCCTCTACAACACGGTCGAGGGACTGGCCATCGCGGCCGGTCTCCCGATGCCGCGCGTGTACGTCATCGAGGACGACGCGCCGAACGCGTTCGCGACCGGGCGCGATCCGGAGCACGCTGTCATCGCCGTGACCACCGGGCTTCTCGAGAAGCTGAACAGGGTAGAGCTCGAGGGCGTCATCGCGCACGAGATGTCGCACGTCGCCGACTACGACACGCTGCTCATGACGATCACCGCCGTGCTGGTCGGAGTCGTCGCCCTCGTGAGCGACTGGATGCTCCGGAGCTTCATCTTCGGAGGGAGACGGCGCAGGAACACGGGCGGGCAGGCGGGCGCGATCATCATGCTCGTCGCCGTCGTTCTGGCGATCCTCTCCCCGATCATCGCGCAGCTCATGCGGCTCGCGCTGTCGAGGCGCCGCGAGTTCCTCGCCGACGCCAACGGCGCCAGGCTGACCCGGTACCCGGAGGGCCTGGCCAGCGCGCTCGAGAAGATCGCCCTCGACCCGAAGCCGCTCGAGGCCGCGAACAAGGCGACGGCGCACCTCTACATCGTCAACCCGCTCCGCGAGCACAAGAACGCGCTCAACAACCTCTTCTCGACCCATCCGCCACCGCAGAAGCGGATCGAGCTGCTGCGGTCGATGTAG